In Nocardioides jishulii, the DNA window AACTACGTGCGGATCAGTGGAACCGCTTGCCGTTGACCTTCTCCGAGATGCCGGAGGAGTCGAGCAGCATGGTCAGGCCACCGTTCCAGAAGGAGAAGCCGGCGCCGGTGATCATGGCGAGGTCGATGTCCTCGGCAGCCACGGCGACACCCTCGTCGAGCATCAGCTTGACCTCCTCGGCGAGCCCGGAGAGAGCCTTCTCGCGCAGCTCCTCCTTGGTCAGCTCGACCGGCTCGGGCGGAGCCACCTGGAGCGCCTTCACCTTCGGGTCGATGGTGAGGTCGGGCAGGTAGAAGGAGGAGATCTTCTCCTCGACGACCTTCTCCAGCAGCGGCGACACGTAGAAGCGCTCGGGGAACGCCTTCACCAGGGTCTCGTTGTTGTGGAGCGCGATGGCCGGACCCACGAGGCCGAGCAGCATGAACGGCGGCATCGGGGCGACACCGGCGAACGCAGCGTCGGCGGTCTCGATCGGGGTGCCGGCATCGACCGCCTTCGCGACCTCGCCCAGGAAGCGACCCAGGAGACGGTTCACGATGAACGACGGGCTGTCGGAGACCAGGATGGTGGTCTTCTTCAGGCCCTTGCCGGTGGCGAAGGCCGTGGCGAGGGTGGCGTCGTCGGTCTGCTCGCCCTTGACGATCTCGAGCAGCGGCATGATCGCGACCGGGTTGAAGAAGTGGAAGCCCACGACCCGCTCCGGGTGCTCCAGCTCGGAAGCCATCTCGGTGATCGACAGCGACGAGGTGTTCGTGGCCAGGATGCACTCCGGGCTGACGACCTTCTCGACGTCCGCGAAGACGGACTTCTTGACCGACATCTCCTCGAAGACGGCCTCGATGACGAAGTCGGCGCCGGCGAAGGCGGTGGCCTTGTCGGCCGAGCCGGTCACCAGCGACTTGAGGCGGTTGGCCTTGTCGGAGTTGATGCGGCCCTTGGCCAGCAGCTTCTCGACCTCGTTGTGCACGTAGGAGACACCCTTCTGGGCGCGCTCCTCGTCGAGGTCGGTGAGCACGACCGGCACCTGCAGGCGACGGGCGAAGAGCAGCGCCATCTGCGAGGCCATCAGGCCCGCGCCGACGATGCCGACCTTGGTGACCTTGCGCGCCAGCGACTTGTCCGGTGCGCCGGCGGGACGCTTGGCGCGCTTCTGCACGAGGTCGAACGCGTAGAGGCTGGCGCGCAGCTCAGGCGTCTGCGACATGGCCTCCAGTGCTGCGTCCTCGGCGGCGAAGCCCTCCTCGCGGGTGGCGGTGCGGGCGTTGGCGATCAGCTCGACGATCTTGCGCGCGGCGGGGGAGGCGCCACCGGTGCGGGCCAGGACGAT includes these proteins:
- a CDS encoding 3-hydroxyacyl-CoA dehydrogenase NAD-binding domain-containing protein, coding for MYDVNALLEKATALASDAEVVTEAKLRKVTLPGGAGVMGLITLDNGHDHTRPNTFGFKGLISLNTAIDAALADDEIVAIGVTGKPFILAAGADLTSVASSGPSGVRTIAELGHAVFGKLHGTKPSFGFINGLALGGGLEVGLHCDYRTVQDSAPALGLPEAMLGLVPGWGGAWLVPNLIGADKAVTVALENPLNNGKTVGGKKAFELGLADAVFGGVNYLESSLRWAADVLTGKVVVERPEIDRGAGWDAAIDRAEGIVLARTGGASPAARKIVELIANARTATREEGFAAEDAALEAMSQTPELRASLYAFDLVQKRAKRPAGAPDKSLARKVTKVGIVGAGLMASQMALLFARRLQVPVVLTDLDEERAQKGVSYVHNEVEKLLAKGRINSDKANRLKSLVTGSADKATAFAGADFVIEAVFEEMSVKKSVFADVEKVVSPECILATNTSSLSITEMASELEHPERVVGFHFFNPVAIMPLLEIVKGEQTDDATLATAFATGKGLKKTTILVSDSPSFIVNRLLGRFLGEVAKAVDAGTPIETADAAFAGVAPMPPFMLLGLVGPAIALHNNETLVKAFPERFYVSPLLEKVVEEKISSFYLPDLTIDPKVKALQVAPPEPVELTKEELREKALSGLAEEVKLMLDEGVAVAAEDIDLAMITGAGFSFWNGGLTMLLDSSGISEKVNGKRFH